The following are from one region of the bacterium genome:
- a CDS encoding N(4)-(beta-N-acetylglucosaminyl)-L-asparaginase: MKTNRRNFLKHSVIAGTGLVLPKIAIAENIFDDQKSFKPIAISSANGLKATAKAMELIQQGADALDAVVAGVNIVEDDPDDMSVGYGGLPNEEGVVELDSCVMHGPSCRGAGVASLRNIKNPSKVAKTIMERTDHVLIVGEGALKFAKAHGFKEEDLLTDRAREVWLKWKENLSPEDDWLPPHTIDDKGIGQTLQNFFRLTGTINCNALDSFGNLSGVTTTSGLAFKIPGRVGDSPILGAGLYVDNLVGAAGSTGRGEANLLNCSSVMIVEYMRQDKSPEEACLMACQRIADHTKEARLLDDDKKPKFDVKFYAINKKGEYGSASIWSGAQFALNTGEKESVLKNSAYLFKRKS; this comes from the coding sequence ATGAAAACAAATCGGCGTAACTTCCTCAAACATTCAGTAATTGCCGGAACGGGTTTGGTATTGCCAAAAATAGCCATTGCAGAAAATATTTTTGACGATCAAAAATCATTTAAACCGATTGCGATCTCCAGTGCGAACGGTCTCAAAGCAACAGCCAAGGCGATGGAATTGATCCAGCAAGGTGCGGATGCACTCGACGCGGTTGTGGCCGGAGTGAATATCGTCGAAGACGATCCGGATGATATGAGCGTCGGGTACGGGGGCTTGCCAAACGAGGAAGGCGTAGTCGAACTGGATTCATGTGTGATGCACGGACCGTCTTGCCGCGGCGCCGGTGTGGCGTCGCTGCGTAATATAAAAAATCCGTCCAAAGTCGCGAAGACGATCATGGAACGTACCGATCATGTTTTGATCGTAGGAGAAGGGGCTCTGAAATTTGCTAAAGCGCATGGATTCAAAGAAGAAGATTTGCTCACGGATCGTGCAAGGGAAGTGTGGTTAAAATGGAAAGAAAACCTGAGCCCGGAAGATGATTGGCTGCCGCCGCACACGATCGACGATAAAGGCATCGGCCAGACGTTGCAAAATTTTTTCAGATTAACCGGTACGATCAATTGTAATGCCTTGGATAGTTTCGGCAATCTTTCCGGTGTGACGACGACCAGCGGGCTTGCTTTTAAAATTCCCGGGCGTGTCGGTGATTCGCCGATTCTTGGAGCCGGATTGTATGTGGACAATCTCGTCGGTGCAGCTGGTTCGACCGGACGCGGCGAAGCAAACTTGCTCAATTGCAGCAGCGTGATGATTGTCGAATACATGCGTCAGGACAAATCGCCGGAAGAAGCTTGTCTCATGGCGTGCCAGCGTATTGCCGATCATACAAAAGAAGCGCGCTTGCTCGATGATGATAAAAAACCAAAATTTGATGTTAAATTTTATGCGATCAATAAAAAAGGCGAATACGGCAGCGCGTCAATTTGGAGCGGCGCGCAGTTCGCGCTCAATACCGGAGAAAAAGAAAGCGTCCTGAAAAACAGCGCCTACTTATTCAAGAGGAAATCCTGA